The following are encoded together in the Glycine soja cultivar W05 chromosome 5, ASM419377v2, whole genome shotgun sequence genome:
- the LOC114412994 gene encoding uncharacterized protein LOC114412994 isoform X1: protein MSGKGGGGQKAGIPPASRKMVQSLKEIVSNIPEHEIYATLKDCNMDPNEAVSRLLSQDTFHEVKSKREKKKEGKDTTDSRSRVVSNTSSRGGGARVSADRYVGRGGATQFSSGGDSGLLQGKPVLKKENGTPAYGGLTAPASSALDNNVNRQLPSYSDSVRVCDGLSSSQYGGMQSPWVANPGQVSMADIVRMGRPQAKASMHNSSLHSGSHQNVFAPPEASHNNLHSLQGHASKVSETNNDRGFAINSNVEQNDEWPLIEHQPAVSVSSVVDDHPTSEYHTNSSNSGEANQQLKTHVNEFVAEDDPVENPDNVGSASISEENPESTSVFDGSTYMDINSYQSHRHPFETNEAEGGVSSVAANLEQLNLHSNDQGTEQEEENSSVVIPNHLQLHSAECLNLSFGSFGSANDASLSGSGPYASRPLKSNLEDTSGANDVSTIGSSDVRNPDYYGDEHLTTTSDGNVAHITGVDAGTYEHSSISQSEALKSEPPETAQENQYSFPSSHEFTYENAQQPDVTYPHSQTSSQIQNLSPFSSVMQAYTNSLPSALLASTVQTAREDIPYSPFPATQSMPAKYSNIASSIGGPTINMSEALRANNISTPQPNPQALPGANVATGPALPQHLAVHPYSQPTLPLGHFANMISYPFLPQSYTYMPSAFQQAFPGNSTYHQSLAAMLPQYKNSISVSSLPQSAAAAAVASGYGFGSSTSIPGGNYPLNPPAAPTSTTIGYDDVINSQFKENNHIISLQQNENSPMWVHGPSSRTMSAVPPSTYYSFQGQNQQPGGFRQSQQPSQQHFGSLGYPNFYHSQTGISLEHQQQNPREASLAGSQSQPPKQSQQIWQNSY, encoded by the exons ATGAGCGGCAAAGGCGGTGGCGGCCAGAAGGCAGGGATTCCTCCGGCCAGTCGGAAGATGGTTCAGAGCTTGAAGGAGATAGTGAGCAACATCCCCGAACACGAGATCTACGCCACTCTCAAAGACTGTAACATGGACCCTAACGAAGCCGTTAGTCGCCTCCTCTCCCAAG ATACTTTTCACGAGGTGAAGAGCAAACgtgagaagaaaaaagag GGTAAGGACACAACGGATTCCAGGTCTCGTGTGGTAAGCAATACATCTAGCCGTGGCGGTGGTGCTAGGGTTAGCGCTGACCGATATGTTGGGCGTGGAGGCGCTACTCAATTTAGTAGTGGTGGTG ATTCTGGTCTCCTGCAGGGAAAACCTGTACTCAAAAAGGAAAACGGAACACCTGCTTATGGAGGTCTTACTGCTCCTGCTTCTAGCGCATTGGACAATAATGTAAACAGGCAACTACCATCCTACAG TGATTCTGTCCGTGTCTGTGATGGTCTATCTTCATCACAATATGGTGGGATGCAATCTCCATGGGTGGCGAACCCAGGTCAAGTATCAATGGCTGACATTGTCAGGATGGGTAGGCCACAGGCCAAGGCATCCATGCATAACTCTTCTCTCCACAGTGGCAGCCATCAGAATGTTTTTGCACCCCCAGAAGCTTCACATAACAATTTGCATTCATTGCAAGGTCATGCTTCCAAGGTGTCAGAAACAAATAATGACCGTGGCTTTGCTATTAACTCCAATGTTGAACAGAATGATGAATGGCCATTGATTGAGCATCAACCAGCTGTTTCTGTATCCTCAGTTGTAGATGATCATCCAACATCTGAGTACCATACAAACTCATCTAACTCTGGTGAAGCTAATCAGCAGCTGAAGACCCATGTAAATGAATTTGTAGCTGAAGATGATCCTGTTGAGAATCCAGACAATGTTGGATCTGCTTCTATATCTGAAGAGAATCCCGAAAGTACATCTGTTTTTGATGGTAGCACGTACATGGACATAAATTCCTACCAATCTCATCGGCATCCTTTTGAAACTAATGAAG CTGAAGGTGGTGTTTCATCAGTGGCCGCGAACTTAGAGCAGCTAAATTTACACTCAAATGATCAGGGGACTGAACAAGAAGAGGAAAATTCTTCTGTAGTAATTCCAAATCATTTACAACTCCATTCTGCTGAATGCTTAAATCTGAGCTTTGGAAGTTTTGGATCTGCAAACGATGCTTCCCTTTCTGGATCTGGCCCATATGCATCTAGGCCCTTGAAAAGTAACTTGGAAGATACATCTGGAGCAAACGATGTTTCAACAATTGGGTCCTCAGATGTTAG AAACCCTGACTATTATGGCGATGAGCATCTTACTACTACCTCTGATGGGAATGTAGCTCACATAACTGGTGTGGATGCTGGGACTTATGAGCATTCCTCCATTTCGCAATCAGAGGCTTTAAAATCTGAACCCCCTGAAACTGCTCAGGAAAATCAATATTCATTTCCTTCTTCACACGAGTTTACTTACGAAAATGCCCAACAGCCAGATGTTACATACCCTCATTCACAGACAAGCTCACAGATACAGAACCTGTCTCCCTTCTCTAGTGTAATG CAGGCTTATACAAATTCTTTGCCCAGTGCACTGTTGGCTTCAACTGTTCAAACAGCAAGGGAGGATATCCCATACTCACCCTTCCCTGCAACACAATCAATGCCTGCAAAATATAGCAATATTGCTTCTTCAATTGGTGGTCCCACTATAAACATGTCAGAG GCTCTAAGGGCAAATAACATTTCAACACCTCAACCTAATCCACAAGCCCTGCCTGGTGCCAATGTTGCCACTGGACCTGCACTTCCTCAACACCTTGCTGTGCATCCCTATTCCCAGCCTACTCTTCCTCTGGGACATTTTGCTAATATGATTAGCTATCCATTCTTGCCTCAGAGCTATACCTACATGCCATCAGCATTTCAGCAGGCTTTTCCTGGAAATAGCACATACCACCAATCTCTGGCAGCCATGCTTCCACAATATAAAAATAGCATTTCTGTCAGTAGCTTACCTCagtctgctgctgctgctgctgttgcATCTGGATATGGTTTTGGAAGTTCCACCAGCATTCCCGGAGGAAATTATCCATTGAACCCACCTGCTGCGCCTACTAGTACAACTATTGGATATGATGATGTTATAAACTCTCAGTTCAAGGAGAACAATCATATTATTTCTCTACAGCAG AATGAGAATTCTCCGATGTGGGTTCACGGACCTAGCTCTCGAACAATGTCTGCAGTTCCTCCCAGCACGTATTACAGCTTCCAGGGACAGAATCAACAACCAGGGGGGTTTCGGCAAAGCCAGCAGCCCTCACAACAGCATTTTGGATCCCTTGGATACCCTAACTTCTACCATTCTCAGACTGGGATTTCTCTGGAACATCAGCAGCAGAATCCAAGGGAAGCATCCCTTGCTGGTTCTCAAAGCCAACCACCAAAGCAGTCCCAACAAATATGGCAAAACAGCTACTAA
- the LOC114412994 gene encoding uncharacterized protein LOC114412994 isoform X2 — protein MSGKGGGGQKAGIPPASRKMVQSLKEIVSNIPEHEIYATLKDCNMDPNEAVSRLLSQDTFHEVKSKREKKKEGKDTTDSRSRVVSNTSSRGGGARVSADRYVGRGGATQFSSGGDSGLLQGKPVLKKENGTPAYGGLTAPASSALDNNVNRQLPSYSDSVRVCDGLSSSQYGGMQSPWVANPGQVSMADIVRMGRPQAKASMHNSSLHSGSHQNVFAPPEASHNNLHSLQGHASKVSETNNDRGFAINSNVEQNDEWPLIEHQPAVSVSSVVDDHPTSEYHTNSSNSGEANQQLKTHVNEFVAEDDPVENPDNVGSASISEENPESTSVFDGSTYMDINSYQSHRHPFETNEAEGGVSSVAANLEQLNLHSNDQGTEQEEENSSVVIPNHLQLHSAECLNLSFGSFGSANDASLSGSGPYASRPLKSNLEDTSGANDVSTIGSSDVRNPDYYGDEHLTTTSDGNVAHITGVDAGTYEHSSISQSEALKSEPPETAQENQYSFPSSHEFTYENAQQPDVTYPHSQTSSQIQNLSPFSSVMAYTNSLPSALLASTVQTAREDIPYSPFPATQSMPAKYSNIASSIGGPTINMSEALRANNISTPQPNPQALPGANVATGPALPQHLAVHPYSQPTLPLGHFANMISYPFLPQSYTYMPSAFQQAFPGNSTYHQSLAAMLPQYKNSISVSSLPQSAAAAAVASGYGFGSSTSIPGGNYPLNPPAAPTSTTIGYDDVINSQFKENNHIISLQQNENSPMWVHGPSSRTMSAVPPSTYYSFQGQNQQPGGFRQSQQPSQQHFGSLGYPNFYHSQTGISLEHQQQNPREASLAGSQSQPPKQSQQIWQNSY, from the exons ATGAGCGGCAAAGGCGGTGGCGGCCAGAAGGCAGGGATTCCTCCGGCCAGTCGGAAGATGGTTCAGAGCTTGAAGGAGATAGTGAGCAACATCCCCGAACACGAGATCTACGCCACTCTCAAAGACTGTAACATGGACCCTAACGAAGCCGTTAGTCGCCTCCTCTCCCAAG ATACTTTTCACGAGGTGAAGAGCAAACgtgagaagaaaaaagag GGTAAGGACACAACGGATTCCAGGTCTCGTGTGGTAAGCAATACATCTAGCCGTGGCGGTGGTGCTAGGGTTAGCGCTGACCGATATGTTGGGCGTGGAGGCGCTACTCAATTTAGTAGTGGTGGTG ATTCTGGTCTCCTGCAGGGAAAACCTGTACTCAAAAAGGAAAACGGAACACCTGCTTATGGAGGTCTTACTGCTCCTGCTTCTAGCGCATTGGACAATAATGTAAACAGGCAACTACCATCCTACAG TGATTCTGTCCGTGTCTGTGATGGTCTATCTTCATCACAATATGGTGGGATGCAATCTCCATGGGTGGCGAACCCAGGTCAAGTATCAATGGCTGACATTGTCAGGATGGGTAGGCCACAGGCCAAGGCATCCATGCATAACTCTTCTCTCCACAGTGGCAGCCATCAGAATGTTTTTGCACCCCCAGAAGCTTCACATAACAATTTGCATTCATTGCAAGGTCATGCTTCCAAGGTGTCAGAAACAAATAATGACCGTGGCTTTGCTATTAACTCCAATGTTGAACAGAATGATGAATGGCCATTGATTGAGCATCAACCAGCTGTTTCTGTATCCTCAGTTGTAGATGATCATCCAACATCTGAGTACCATACAAACTCATCTAACTCTGGTGAAGCTAATCAGCAGCTGAAGACCCATGTAAATGAATTTGTAGCTGAAGATGATCCTGTTGAGAATCCAGACAATGTTGGATCTGCTTCTATATCTGAAGAGAATCCCGAAAGTACATCTGTTTTTGATGGTAGCACGTACATGGACATAAATTCCTACCAATCTCATCGGCATCCTTTTGAAACTAATGAAG CTGAAGGTGGTGTTTCATCAGTGGCCGCGAACTTAGAGCAGCTAAATTTACACTCAAATGATCAGGGGACTGAACAAGAAGAGGAAAATTCTTCTGTAGTAATTCCAAATCATTTACAACTCCATTCTGCTGAATGCTTAAATCTGAGCTTTGGAAGTTTTGGATCTGCAAACGATGCTTCCCTTTCTGGATCTGGCCCATATGCATCTAGGCCCTTGAAAAGTAACTTGGAAGATACATCTGGAGCAAACGATGTTTCAACAATTGGGTCCTCAGATGTTAG AAACCCTGACTATTATGGCGATGAGCATCTTACTACTACCTCTGATGGGAATGTAGCTCACATAACTGGTGTGGATGCTGGGACTTATGAGCATTCCTCCATTTCGCAATCAGAGGCTTTAAAATCTGAACCCCCTGAAACTGCTCAGGAAAATCAATATTCATTTCCTTCTTCACACGAGTTTACTTACGAAAATGCCCAACAGCCAGATGTTACATACCCTCATTCACAGACAAGCTCACAGATACAGAACCTGTCTCCCTTCTCTAGTGTAATG GCTTATACAAATTCTTTGCCCAGTGCACTGTTGGCTTCAACTGTTCAAACAGCAAGGGAGGATATCCCATACTCACCCTTCCCTGCAACACAATCAATGCCTGCAAAATATAGCAATATTGCTTCTTCAATTGGTGGTCCCACTATAAACATGTCAGAG GCTCTAAGGGCAAATAACATTTCAACACCTCAACCTAATCCACAAGCCCTGCCTGGTGCCAATGTTGCCACTGGACCTGCACTTCCTCAACACCTTGCTGTGCATCCCTATTCCCAGCCTACTCTTCCTCTGGGACATTTTGCTAATATGATTAGCTATCCATTCTTGCCTCAGAGCTATACCTACATGCCATCAGCATTTCAGCAGGCTTTTCCTGGAAATAGCACATACCACCAATCTCTGGCAGCCATGCTTCCACAATATAAAAATAGCATTTCTGTCAGTAGCTTACCTCagtctgctgctgctgctgctgttgcATCTGGATATGGTTTTGGAAGTTCCACCAGCATTCCCGGAGGAAATTATCCATTGAACCCACCTGCTGCGCCTACTAGTACAACTATTGGATATGATGATGTTATAAACTCTCAGTTCAAGGAGAACAATCATATTATTTCTCTACAGCAG AATGAGAATTCTCCGATGTGGGTTCACGGACCTAGCTCTCGAACAATGTCTGCAGTTCCTCCCAGCACGTATTACAGCTTCCAGGGACAGAATCAACAACCAGGGGGGTTTCGGCAAAGCCAGCAGCCCTCACAACAGCATTTTGGATCCCTTGGATACCCTAACTTCTACCATTCTCAGACTGGGATTTCTCTGGAACATCAGCAGCAGAATCCAAGGGAAGCATCCCTTGCTGGTTCTCAAAGCCAACCACCAAAGCAGTCCCAACAAATATGGCAAAACAGCTACTAA
- the LOC114412995 gene encoding uncharacterized protein LOC114412995, with protein MAQGMASNRNRSASAQEARKVMVVADPTRESAGALQYALAHAVIEQDELILLHVENPSSWRHTISTFLKMPSLGSSTTASLDLGGGGAAADGEGFDFLEEMKHACRVSQPKMKVRVMKVETDGRDKASTILSQSKTHGVDVVVIGQKRNITSALLGYKRPAGGSMKGVKAIDTAEYLIQNSSCTCVSVQRKGQNGGFVLNSKTHRNFWLLA; from the exons ATGGCGCAAGGCATGGCGAGTAACCGCAACCGGAGCGCGAGCGCGCAAGAAGCCCGCAAGGTGATGGTGGTGGCGGACCCGACGCGGGAATCGGCGGGCGCGTTGCAGTACGCGCTGGCGCATGCGGTGATCGAGCAAGACGAGCTGATTCTGCTGCACGTTGAGAACCCTAGCTCGTGGCGCCACACCATTTCGACGTTCCTGAAGATGCCGTCGTTGGGAAGCTCAACCACTGCGTCGCTGGACCTTGGAGGAGGGGGAGCCGCGGCGGATGGAGAAGGGTTCGATTTTCTGGAGGAGATGAAGCATGCATGCAGGGTTTCTCAGCCGAAAATGAAGGTGCGTGTGATGAAGGTGGAGACCGATGGAAGAGACAAGGCTAGCACTATTCTTTCTCAGAGCAAAACGCATGGGGTTGATGTCGTAGTTATAGGCCAGAAGCGCAATATTACTTCGGCGTTATTAGG ATATAAGCGACCTGCAGGTGGATCTATGAAAGGGGTGAAAGCGATAGACACTGCAGAGTATTTGATTCAAAACAGTTCGTGCACCTGTGTTAGTGTACAGAGAAAAGGCCAAAATGGAGGCTTTGTTCTCAACTCCAAAACCCACAGAAATTTCTGGCTCTTAGCCTAA
- the LOC114411368 gene encoding probable inactive poly [ADP-ribose] polymerase SRO2, with translation MALYKNILSFSVARQARWVSFKIFSKAVAIKCGGDANVGYAWYGGSLDDLLEIVSAGFNGCKNHDANDDDRDKHECHGIGMPLFAANFSIDRAEREYNVSLMCYVYGGIRHVLLCKVILGNVEAVPAGSKQSQPSSKQFDTDPETHGALKPQSPYVSFPDLVARVSNHLKPAQMNKRFHENNDKQSEIDCRRRTAAFGDHNPVTM, from the exons ATGGCCCTTTACAAGAACATACTTTCATTTAGTGTGGCAAGACAAGCTCGTTGGGTTTCGTTTAAAATTTTCTCTAAGGCGGTGGCAATTAAATGTGGAGGGGATGCTAATGTGGGGTATGCTTGGTATGGTGGCTCCTTGGATGATCTCTTAGAGATTGTATCTGCTGGATTCAATGGATGCAAAAACCATGATGCTAATGATGATGATCGTGATAAACATGAGTGTCATGGTATTGGTATGCCTTTATTTGCTGCCAATTTTTCCATTGATAG AGCTGAAAGGGAATATAATGTGAGTTTGATG TGCTATGTGTACGGTGGTATTAGGCATGTGCTACTATGCAAGGTGATATTAGGGAATGTGGAAGCTGTTCCTGCTGGCTCAAAGCAGAGCCAACCTAGTTCTAAGCAATTTGACACGG ATCCAGAGACACATGGGGCACTGAAACCTCAATCACCATATGTGTCATTTCCCGATTTAGTGGCAAGGGTTTCAAACCATTTGAAACCAGCACAAAT GAACAAAAGATTTCACGAGAACAATGATAAACAAAGTGAGATTGATTGTAGGAGACGAACTGCTGCGTTCGGTGATCACAACCCAGTGACAATGTGA